The Neorhodopirellula lusitana DNA window GTATGACCGCTTAATGGAGGAGTTGGCGGCACTCGAAAAACAACACCCCGAATTGACTCTTCCTGATTCGCCTACACACCGGGTGGGCGGTGATGTGGTGGAGCACTTGGTGCAGGTACCGCACCGGGTGCCGATGTTGTCGATCGATAACACCTACAGCCAAGACGAACTTCGAGCGGCGATGCAGCGAATTGAAAAGTCGCTGGAAGGGGAGTCCGTCGCGTGGGTGATGGAGTACAAGATTGATGGGGTTGCGGGTTCGATTCGCTATGAGCAGGGGGAACTCGTGTTGGGACTGACGCGAGGCAACGGAGTGGTGGGCGATGACATTACACACAACGTGAAGACAATTCGCGATCTTCCGTTGGTCCTGGATGTCCCGAACCCGCCGGCCGTTCTAGAGCTGCGTGGTGAGATTTACATGACCGGTGCGGACCTAGCGGACTTGAATGTGCGTCAAGCCGAGGCCGGGTTAGAGCCATACAAGAACACGCGCAATGTCACGGCGGGGACGATTCGTTTGCTCGACCCTAAGGTGGCTAGTGAGCGAAAGTTGCGGTTCTTTTGCCATGGAAGTGGTGAGCTTGTGGGCGTTGATGCGACCGAGCACATGGTGTTTTTGAAGTGGGTGGAGTCTTTAGGTGTTCCGGTGACTCCGGATGCGGTGCGTTTGGATTCCATCGATGCGGCGATCGAGGCGGTTTCGGAACTTGAAAAGGAAATGCCCGACTTGCCCTTCGAGGTTGATGGCATCGTGTTCAAGGTGGATTCGTTTGCGCAGCGAGAGGAGTTGGGGATTCGCAGCAAAAGTCCACGATGGGTGATTGCCTATAAGTTTGAACGATACGAAGCGATCACCAAGTTGGAGGCGATCGAGGTCCAGGTCGGGAAGGCGGGGACGATCACGCCAGTGGCCTATCTGACACCGGTTGATATCGCGGACACGACCGTGTCTCGGGCGTCTCTCCACAATGCAGATGAGATCGAGCGACTGGATGTTCGTGTCGGTGATTGGGTGGTTGTCGAGAAGGCGGGGAAGATTATCCCCAAGGTGGTGCGTGTGGAAAAACATGCTCGAAAAACGGAGCTGCCAAAGTACGAGTTCCCGACGACCTGTCCGCAGTGCGGTGAGCCGCTGACACGCGACGAAGGTGGGGTATATATCCGATGTTTGAATCCGCAGTGCCCGGCGCAATTACGGCAGCGGCTAGTTTATTTCGGTAGTCGGCCCGGTATGGATATCGATGGGCTTGGCGAAGAGGTGGTGGATCTTCTATTGCAAAATGGTTTAGTGGCCTCGTTTGCCGATCTGTATAAGCTTGACGTTCCGACCTTGGCGTCGCTGACTTGGCCACGTCAGCGGAAGGGCAAGGGGAATGAAATGATAGACGTGCAGTTTGGTCAGAAGAACGCTGAAAACCTCGTGCAGGGAATCGCCGAGAGTCGTACTCGCGGTTTGGCCCGGGTGTTGTCGTCGATCAGCATTCGGCATGTCGGGCCGCGAGTGGCGAAATTGGTGACGGCTAAGTTTTGGAACCTGGATTTGTTACGGAAAGCCACGAAGGAAGAGATTGCGTCGATTCACGAGATCGGTGACCGGATCGCGGATAGTCTTGTTGGGTTTCTGGCCAGCGAAGTGGGGTCGCAGACGATTGCGGATCTGGATGCAGCGGGCGCGGTGATGTCAGAACCGGAACCAACGGAGGCGGAGATTGACCCCAGTGAATTGCCTTTGTTGGGGAAGAACGTGGTCGCCACTGGATCGTTGGAACACTACACACGCGATGAGATCAAGGCTCGTATCGAGTCCTTGGGAGGACGCGCCGCCGGTAGTGTTAGTAAGAAGACGGACTTCTTAATCGTGGGCGAGAAAGCGGGAAGCAAGCTCACCAAGGCGGAGAACCTGGGCGTGGAAGTGCTAACGGAAGAAGAGTTCCGGCAACGTTTCGAAAGTGCCACTTAGTCGCAATGGACTAGCGAAGCCGACGGGTGAAAGTTCACCCGGAAGATCGGGATTCTTTGAGGTCTGTCGTTTAGATGACTGACAAGATGGCTTGGCGGATTTCGTTTTGGAAATCGCTCGACAAGATTGGTTGGTCTTTCGCATCGGTGATGTAAAAGACGTCGGCAATTTGGTCGAGGTGGGTATCGATCTTTGCAAAATGAACCGACACGCCCTGTTGGAAAAGCACTGCGGCAATTTCGGAAAGCAAGCCGGCGCGATCGTAGGTGAATAGCGACAGGATGGTTTGGTGGTCGAAGGTGTCGTTATCAAAAATGATTTTGGTCGGCAATAGATTGACGCTGGTTGGCTCGCTGTTGCCTTTCGTTTTCCAGACTTTTCTTGGCACTGGGACGGGGGAGTCGGGTTCGTCGAGCGCTTTCCGCACGACATCGCTAATTTGAGCAATGCGTTGGGGCGGTGTGTTGCCAGCAAAGTCTGGATCGCTAACCCAGAAGGAGTCCCAAAGCAGATCTTCGCCGATCGTTTCGACGTTCGCCCGGAAGATGCCGAGTCCGCAGGCGTAGAAGGCTGCGGTGATTCTCGCAAACATTCCGATTCGTTTTTCGCCCTGGCGGAGGACAACGTTAAAGCGAATCGCATCGCTTTCGGGTTCGACAACGCCGTCGCAAAAGCAACCTCGCTTTTCGCTCAACCACTGGCCGACTAGACACAATTCGTCAGCGAGTTCTTCTCTGCTGTGACTGCGTAGTAATGAGAGCGGGAGTTCGCTGACCAGTTGAGTGACCGACTCGTTTCCGCCTTGCGACTGAATTAGCGAAATGATTTCGTTGCGGTGTTCGTCCAAGGCCGGGTCGTTTTCGCCGGGCAGGTTCCCCGTTTCAAAATAGCGGCGCGTACGAAGATAGAGGTCTTCAATGAGCCCCATCTTCCAGTCCGTGATCACGTCCGGGCCTACTGCTTTGAGGTCCGCGACGGTGTGAACCAGTAGTAATTCCAGGCGTCCTACCGAACCGACTTCAGCGGCGAATCGATGGACGACATCGCTGTCGTTTAAGTCGTGGCGGAACGCAACCTCATTGATTAACAAGTGCTTGTGGATGAGCCACTGAAGCGTTTCTTTGTGCGATTCGTCAAGGTTGAATGCGTCGGCGACGTCACCGGCAATGCGGCGGCCTACTTCCGAGTGGTCCTCGTCATAGCCTTTTCCAAGATCGTGGATCAGCAAGGCTAGGTGAAGTAGCGTTTTGTCCTTCATTCGACGATATCGACGTCCCATCGCTGATTCGTCGTCTTCGAAATCGGTGGCGGCCTCGACCGCGCCGATGCAGTGCGCGTCGACCGTGAACTTGTGGTACGCATTGAACTGCAGGAGTCCGCGACAGCGCCGCATTGCTGGGATCAGTTGTTCGATGATGCGAAGTTCATGCAGTCGCCGTAGCAGCGGAGCCA harbors:
- the ligA gene encoding NAD-dependent DNA ligase LigA; amino-acid sequence: MTKPSADDRSIERSSNVASQRIEELSRQLRHHDRLYYQLATPEISDLEYDRLMEELAALEKQHPELTLPDSPTHRVGGDVVEHLVQVPHRVPMLSIDNTYSQDELRAAMQRIEKSLEGESVAWVMEYKIDGVAGSIRYEQGELVLGLTRGNGVVGDDITHNVKTIRDLPLVLDVPNPPAVLELRGEIYMTGADLADLNVRQAEAGLEPYKNTRNVTAGTIRLLDPKVASERKLRFFCHGSGELVGVDATEHMVFLKWVESLGVPVTPDAVRLDSIDAAIEAVSELEKEMPDLPFEVDGIVFKVDSFAQREELGIRSKSPRWVIAYKFERYEAITKLEAIEVQVGKAGTITPVAYLTPVDIADTTVSRASLHNADEIERLDVRVGDWVVVEKAGKIIPKVVRVEKHARKTELPKYEFPTTCPQCGEPLTRDEGGVYIRCLNPQCPAQLRQRLVYFGSRPGMDIDGLGEEVVDLLLQNGLVASFADLYKLDVPTLASLTWPRQRKGKGNEMIDVQFGQKNAENLVQGIAESRTRGLARVLSSISIRHVGPRVAKLVTAKFWNLDLLRKATKEEIASIHEIGDRIADSLVGFLASEVGSQTIADLDAAGAVMSEPEPTEAEIDPSELPLLGKNVVATGSLEHYTRDEIKARIESLGGRAAGSVSKKTDFLIVGEKAGSKLTKAENLGVEVLTEEEFRQRFESAT
- a CDS encoding bifunctional uridylyltransferase/uridylyl-removing protein GlnD codes for the protein MAIPNSLTSTAFRHRDQLAEGRSRIEDRFRAGLPSVQTANALTELYDQVVNDVFQQSLENAFKNGAKRQHLDRLTLVAHSGYGRCDLSPYSDADLMLLTPRTMASAAAPVAGSLVRDLTDASMDVGFSVRTPSEACSLAWTDPKIYTSLTESRFLAGNEATFRHFRDSFRKGAKRRWKYLNREAIQVRREERRKWGETIYLLRPNVKRSRGGLRDIQLVRWLGFATHGQTELSQLYKLGALSSEDLETLRRAYGFMLRLRHELHFRSKQAQDILDRPTQMEIARDWGYQGSLGVLPVEEFMQDYFEHTRGVRYVSAFFDDEHRARSKTANAIEHVLSHRVDKAIRMGPTHIWVAANKLESFAKNLPDVLRLMQFANEHRRRISHPTWQAIREAMQDRDNGHPDSRSVDAFLALLSRPGRLAPLLRRLHELRIIEQLIPAMRRCRGLLQFNAYHKFTVDAHCIGAVEAATDFEDDESAMGRRYRRMKDKTLLHLALLIHDLGKGYDEDHSEVGRRIAGDVADAFNLDESHKETLQWLIHKHLLINEVAFRHDLNDSDVVHRFAAEVGSVGRLELLLVHTVADLKAVGPDVITDWKMGLIEDLYLRTRRYFETGNLPGENDPALDEHRNEIISLIQSQGGNESVTQLVSELPLSLLRSHSREELADELCLVGQWLSEKRGCFCDGVVEPESDAIRFNVVLRQGEKRIGMFARITAAFYACGLGIFRANVETIGEDLLWDSFWVSDPDFAGNTPPQRIAQISDVVRKALDEPDSPVPVPRKVWKTKGNSEPTSVNLLPTKIIFDNDTFDHQTILSLFTYDRAGLLSEIAAVLFQQGVSVHFAKIDTHLDQIADVFYITDAKDQPILSSDFQNEIRQAILSVI